The following proteins come from a genomic window of Leptospira bandrabouensis:
- a CDS encoding ABC transporter transmembrane domain-containing protein translates to MQTPDRPKSKNLRVLSKTFSYLKPYRFQMVLSSLALLFTAGVTLGLGQGLRHLVDAGFSARSKQELGYSLAFIIGVGIFLAIGTYIRHYTVSWIGERVASDIRRDVFKHIIFIHPSFFELNSPGEIQSRITTDTTLIQTVIGSSASIALRNVLMFVGGIIFLFITNAKLTMIVLFSVPFIVFPILFYGKKVRNLSRTTQDKIASIGTYVSESLLNIKILQSFHHQEEDIEKFSHTVEAAFDVAVARIKQRALLIAAVILFILTGISVMLWIGGTDVLEGKITGGELIAFSFYAIMVANSVGAVSEVLGDLQRAAGATERLMELLLFESEIKDPKFPKPIADVLHPAEGNGSLSLNVASSQKGLKINLDHLEFSYPSRPEHKAIRGIHLEIPANKTTALVGPSGGGKSTLFELILRFYDPTAGKILIEGVDLTELALKDLRSLIGFVPQQPILFSGTLRENIAYGKPNASFEEIEKAAASAYVTEFLNQLPNGYDTNLGHLGTRLSGGQKQRIAIARAILRNPRILLLDEATSALDSESEQMIQQALDFLVKERTTIMIAHRLSTVVKSDQIVVIKEGDIESVGTHDELIRKSELYERLAKLQFHTELL, encoded by the coding sequence TTGCAAACACCTGACCGACCTAAGTCAAAAAATCTCCGTGTCCTCTCTAAAACCTTTTCCTATTTAAAACCTTACAGATTCCAAATGGTCCTTTCCTCACTGGCTCTGCTTTTTACAGCAGGAGTGACTTTGGGGCTAGGGCAGGGATTACGCCATTTGGTGGATGCAGGATTTTCGGCCAGATCCAAACAAGAATTAGGTTACTCACTTGCCTTCATTATTGGAGTGGGAATTTTTCTTGCGATCGGAACTTACATTCGTCACTACACGGTTTCTTGGATTGGCGAACGTGTTGCCTCGGATATTCGAAGAGATGTATTCAAACATATCATCTTCATCCATCCAAGTTTTTTTGAACTCAATTCTCCGGGTGAAATCCAATCGCGGATCACAACAGATACCACACTCATCCAAACTGTGATCGGATCTTCTGCATCCATTGCCCTTAGAAATGTTTTGATGTTTGTAGGTGGAATTATTTTTCTTTTTATCACCAATGCAAAACTCACGATGATTGTTCTCTTTAGTGTTCCTTTCATTGTGTTCCCAATTTTGTTCTATGGAAAAAAAGTAAGGAATTTATCCCGTACCACTCAGGACAAAATTGCGAGCATTGGAACTTACGTCAGTGAATCTCTTCTCAATATAAAAATCTTACAATCCTTCCACCACCAAGAAGAAGACATTGAAAAATTTTCTCATACTGTTGAAGCAGCTTTTGATGTGGCCGTGGCTCGCATCAAACAAAGAGCTCTTCTCATAGCAGCAGTCATTTTATTCATTCTTACTGGAATCAGTGTGATGTTATGGATTGGCGGGACAGATGTACTCGAAGGTAAAATTACCGGTGGGGAACTCATCGCGTTTTCTTTTTATGCGATCATGGTTGCCAATAGTGTGGGTGCTGTTTCTGAAGTTCTCGGCGATTTGCAAAGGGCCGCTGGTGCCACCGAACGATTGATGGAACTTCTTTTATTTGAATCAGAAATCAAGGATCCAAAATTCCCAAAACCAATTGCAGATGTATTACATCCAGCAGAAGGGAATGGATCTTTATCCCTCAACGTTGCTTCCAGCCAGAAGGGATTAAAAATCAATTTGGACCATTTGGAATTTTCATATCCCTCTCGTCCGGAACACAAAGCCATCAGAGGAATTCATTTAGAAATTCCTGCCAACAAAACCACAGCTCTTGTTGGTCCCTCTGGTGGTGGAAAGAGTACACTCTTTGAACTCATCCTCAGATTCTATGATCCCACCGCAGGAAAAATTCTTATCGAAGGTGTGGATCTTACAGAATTGGCTTTAAAAGATTTAAGATCTCTCATTGGATTTGTTCCTCAACAACCCATTCTCTTTAGCGGTACTTTGCGAGAGAACATTGCTTATGGAAAACCAAATGCAAGTTTTGAAGAAATCGAGAAGGCTGCGGCCAGTGCTTATGTTACGGAATTTTTAAACCAACTACCGAATGGGTATGATACCAACTTAGGGCATTTAGGAACAAGACTTTCCGGCGGACAAAAACAAAGAATCGCAATTGCAAGAGCCATCCTTCGCAACCCGAGAATTCTTTTATTAGATGAAGCCACCTCGGCCCTTGATTCAGAATCAGAACAAATGATTCAGCAAGCTTTAGATTTTTTAGTGAAAGAAAGAACAACCATTATGATTGCTCACAGACTTTCCACTGTCGTAAAATCGGATCAAATTGTGGTAATTAAAGAAGGGGACATTGAGTCCGTCGGAACCCATGACGAACTCATTCGAAAAAGTGAATTGTATGAGCGACTAGCGAAACTACAGTTTCACACCGAGCTGCTCTAA
- a CDS encoding YaaR family protein yields the protein MIIQNNNPKSVSTPTKKGSKDKLAGSFAPVDESKQSFLEILESIVPAGKEETRELNELWKDLPDLEKELIKDPNHKNLESYKKHIKQIAELILKKNYKVMQAPQRGRNDQKDVRYVKVVDEKLDLLAKTMFSPNNSAFVILKQLDEIRGLLIDLKG from the coding sequence ATGATCATCCAAAACAACAATCCTAAGTCGGTATCCACACCGACCAAAAAAGGATCCAAAGATAAACTCGCAGGTTCGTTCGCACCAGTGGATGAATCCAAACAAAGTTTTTTAGAAATCCTAGAATCCATAGTTCCGGCAGGAAAAGAAGAAACTAGAGAACTAAATGAACTATGGAAAGATTTGCCAGATTTAGAAAAGGAACTCATCAAAGATCCCAATCATAAAAACCTCGAATCCTACAAAAAACATATCAAACAAATTGCCGAACTCATCCTTAAAAAAAACTACAAGGTAATGCAGGCGCCCCAACGCGGACGAAATGACCAAAAAGATGTACGATATGTCAAGGTTGTGGATGAAAAACTGGATCTTTTGGCAAAAACCATGTTTTCACCCAATAACAGTGCTTTCGTGATTTTGAAACAATTAGATGAAATCAGAGGTCTACTTATTGATCTAAAAGGATAA
- a CDS encoding bactofilin family protein has product MSNPSTEEEFLVNSIIGEGAEFVGEFKFPGLIRIDGKFRGVLETTGKVLIGKSGIVDTDIKARVVVAGGEIRGNIYATERVTLLSSCRLEGDIVTPRLIVEEGVVFHGKCTINPTRH; this is encoded by the coding sequence ATGTCCAATCCATCTACAGAAGAAGAATTTTTAGTTAATAGCATCATTGGGGAAGGAGCCGAGTTTGTCGGTGAATTCAAATTTCCAGGCCTTATTCGTATCGATGGAAAATTTCGAGGAGTCCTTGAAACCACCGGAAAGGTACTTATCGGAAAATCAGGAATCGTCGATACAGATATCAAAGCACGAGTGGTTGTTGCCGGTGGAGAAATTCGCGGTAATATCTATGCAACAGAACGAGTTACATTACTTTCTAGTTGTCGATTGGAAGGAGACATTGTCACTCCTCGCCTCATTGTTGAAGAAGGTGTAGTGTTTCACGGAAAATGCACTATTAATCCCACTCGTCATTAG
- a CDS encoding M23 family metallopeptidase: MEVKQRLHLIFYRLRYKVQEWKLKLSQRYEDLDKKGRERLTIMVIPHTDRKTINFVISYKAISIFIGIMVILLVISAVNVLSHSGSIHQLTELNLTNKDFIRQSSKMKEEVNSLHETIQYYYERISNLYIKLGGDPSRVSKGMGGQAGQFLALQGTPQSDITDESFRIKEDIHNLKLSSELSEEIIKLIKKRKSIIRNTPSIWPTKGYVLFPFGNYISPVTGKEEINRGLDIGSFPGAEVIATAPGIVFDTGYSPATGYYVKLSHRFGWKTIYSNLDRIRVKKNEKLSKGDILGYVGKSPENPIYHLHYEVHVGTQALNPFSFLNQIQE; this comes from the coding sequence GTGGAAGTAAAACAAAGACTACATTTAATTTTTTACCGATTAAGGTATAAAGTCCAGGAATGGAAGCTTAAGTTATCCCAACGTTACGAGGATCTCGACAAAAAAGGTCGTGAACGTCTGACAATTATGGTCATTCCTCACACCGATCGCAAAACAATTAACTTTGTTATCTCTTACAAAGCCATTTCTATCTTCATCGGGATCATGGTGATCCTTCTTGTGATCAGTGCTGTGAACGTTCTTTCACATAGTGGGTCCATCCACCAACTCACAGAACTCAATTTAACTAACAAAGACTTTATCAGACAATCTTCCAAGATGAAAGAAGAGGTTAACTCTCTTCACGAAACCATCCAATATTATTACGAAAGAATTTCTAACCTCTATATCAAACTTGGTGGAGATCCTTCTCGTGTTTCCAAAGGGATGGGTGGGCAAGCGGGACAATTTCTCGCATTACAAGGAACACCTCAGTCCGACATCACGGATGAATCCTTTCGCATCAAAGAAGACATTCACAATCTAAAATTATCTTCTGAACTTTCTGAAGAGATTATCAAACTCATCAAAAAAAGAAAGAGCATCATTCGTAATACTCCATCGATCTGGCCAACAAAAGGGTATGTATTATTTCCTTTTGGAAATTATATTTCGCCTGTGACTGGAAAAGAAGAAATAAACAGAGGATTGGACATTGGATCCTTTCCCGGTGCAGAAGTCATCGCTACCGCACCAGGTATTGTATTTGATACTGGATACTCACCGGCAACAGGATACTACGTAAAATTATCACACCGATTTGGATGGAAAACCATCTACTCCAACTTGGATCGAATTCGCGTTAAGAAAAACGAAAAACTCTCCAAAGGTGACATCTTAGGTTATGTTGGAAAATCTCCTGAAAATCCGATTTACCATCTTCATTATGAAGTACATGTTGGTACCCAAGCGTTGAATCCGTTTTCGTTTCTCAACCAAATTCAAGAATAA
- a CDS encoding TatD family hydrolase — protein sequence MGYSSIDTHCHLDIIREQGQEIEETLAKSRMAGVDRMVQIGIDLPSSMEAVRISETHSKEDLEIFYSIGCHPTETHEFPNADQILDLAKSRMEDPKFSAIGEIGVDLYHDASTRLAQNDVLRKFLEFSSEHKLPVVIHSRDAFEDTYEALKEYKSKAFGVIHCFTYDYEAAKRFVDLGYYVSFSGIVTFKSATDIQEAARKIPLETILIETDAPFLSPMPHRGKRNDSSHLPFVLEKMFSLRTETNSEVADRIYQNSLKFTQRKAYHHA from the coding sequence ATGGGATATTCGAGCATTGACACTCATTGCCACTTAGACATAATTCGGGAACAAGGCCAAGAGATTGAAGAAACTCTGGCGAAATCCCGAATGGCTGGAGTAGACCGGATGGTTCAAATCGGAATCGATTTACCAAGTTCTATGGAAGCTGTTCGTATTTCTGAAACTCATTCGAAAGAGGATTTAGAGATTTTTTATTCCATAGGATGTCATCCTACGGAAACACATGAATTTCCTAATGCAGATCAAATTTTAGATTTAGCTAAATCCCGAATGGAAGATCCAAAATTTTCGGCAATAGGTGAGATTGGTGTCGATCTCTATCATGATGCAAGCACACGACTTGCGCAAAATGATGTGTTACGAAAGTTTTTAGAATTTTCCTCCGAACACAAATTACCAGTTGTGATTCATTCTCGTGATGCTTTTGAAGATACTTACGAAGCATTAAAAGAATATAAATCCAAAGCGTTTGGTGTGATTCATTGTTTTACTTATGATTATGAAGCAGCCAAACGGTTTGTGGATTTAGGTTACTATGTTTCTTTTTCGGGAATTGTTACTTTTAAATCAGCAACAGATATTCAAGAAGCAGCACGAAAAATTCCTTTGGAAACAATTCTTATAGAAACTGATGCGCCATTTTTATCGCCAATGCCACATCGAGGCAAACGAAATGATTCTTCCCATTTACCATTTGTTCTTGAAAAAATGTTTTCTTTACGTACAGAAACAAATTCTGAAGTAGCAGATCGCATTTATCAAAATTCACTAAAATTCACACAAAGAAAGGCTTATCACCATGCTTGA
- the serS gene encoding serine--tRNA ligase — protein sequence MLDINRIVQNPEELLTTLQKRGVTSTDIEAKIKSVSEKQRKLKLEVEDLRAERNRVSKEIGIQKSQGKDITEISASMKVVGDRIKAIEEELTKEEESLHELNLGLPNLLDPSVPEGKSEADNVLVRQWGEVPKLSFEAKTHFDIGEALGIFDFERGVKLSGARFYTYRGLGAKLERALMNLMLDTHTSENGYEEMWVPVLVNDESMTATGQLPKFADDFYRLEKDGLNLIPTAEVPLTNYYRDEIISEKELPISVCAHTSCFRREAGSYGRDTRGLVRVHQFQKVELVKFVEPETSQSEHEKMLQDAESILQKLKLPYRVMLLCSKDMSSASSKTYDIEVWMPGLGRFMEISSVSNFKDYQARRGKIRYKSKEGKNLLVHTLNGSGLAIGRTLAAVIENYQSADGTFQIPDVLKPYIR from the coding sequence ATGCTTGATATCAACCGTATTGTTCAAAACCCTGAAGAGTTACTTACCACCTTACAAAAACGAGGTGTTACTTCTACAGACATTGAAGCAAAAATTAAATCAGTCTCAGAGAAACAACGAAAACTGAAATTAGAAGTGGAAGACCTTCGTGCCGAAAGGAACCGAGTTTCAAAAGAAATTGGAATTCAAAAATCACAAGGCAAAGACATCACAGAAATTTCCGCTTCCATGAAAGTTGTTGGAGATCGAATCAAAGCGATAGAAGAAGAACTGACAAAGGAAGAAGAATCTTTACATGAATTGAATTTAGGACTTCCAAACTTACTCGATCCTTCTGTCCCAGAAGGAAAATCGGAAGCAGATAATGTTCTTGTGCGTCAGTGGGGAGAAGTTCCTAAACTTTCCTTTGAAGCCAAAACTCATTTTGATATCGGTGAGGCTTTGGGAATTTTTGACTTCGAACGCGGCGTAAAACTTTCTGGTGCTAGATTTTACACATACCGAGGACTTGGTGCCAAATTAGAAAGAGCGCTCATGAATCTAATGCTTGATACTCATACTTCTGAAAATGGGTATGAAGAGATGTGGGTTCCGGTTCTAGTCAATGACGAGTCAATGACTGCCACAGGCCAACTTCCCAAATTTGCTGATGATTTTTACCGATTGGAAAAAGACGGACTCAATTTGATTCCAACCGCAGAAGTTCCGCTTACCAATTATTACCGGGATGAAATTATTTCAGAAAAAGAATTACCCATTTCCGTATGTGCACATACTTCTTGTTTTCGAAGAGAAGCTGGATCTTACGGCCGTGATACACGTGGTCTAGTGCGAGTTCACCAATTTCAAAAAGTGGAACTTGTGAAGTTTGTAGAACCGGAAACTTCACAAAGCGAACACGAAAAAATGCTCCAAGATGCTGAATCCATTTTGCAAAAGTTAAAACTTCCCTACCGTGTGATGTTACTTTGTAGTAAGGATATGTCCAGTGCCTCTTCCAAAACCTACGACATTGAAGTTTGGATGCCGGGACTTGGACGTTTTATGGAAATTTCCTCTGTTTCTAACTTCAAAGACTATCAAGCCAGACGGGGAAAAATTCGATACAAGTCAAAGGAAGGAAAAAACCTGCTCGTCCATACTCTGAATGGTTCCGGTCTTGCAATCGGTCGAACACTCGCCGCAGTGATCGAAAATTACCAATCAGCGGATGGTACCTTCCAAATTCCGGATGTATTAAAACCTTACATTCGTTAG
- a CDS encoding OmpA family protein, whose amino-acid sequence MPFSLISQTFKNKKINLRQSVFVKLGVYTQCRYSLCSGEYASNGENTINGGYANNRYLLRHFFSNSSSHLGNVRDSLIYKMIFHEMLWIFKSLFHFKFSRQITILYLCIFFSLPIASQVLPSEPSLVVAPIQGPINTEFQEFAPTMTPDAKTLYFYSKRSNRGYTEIFKSERKKDGTWDFPEEVDVLNSPFDDQSPFISRDGKTLLLSSNRDGSVEVMLPDGKVGISRDLYVSNWNGKNWSKPVALPAPINTDDIEENPHLLGDTLLFTRYPFGKPNLAKIYFSQYKGEKWSAPKLLPSPINDNYATIAAAFNDDGTILFFSSNRPGGYGGFDLYMAKIDGDSFTDVENLGDPINSGEDEAYIIFQQVKKTFLFCRRVDGRSFDLFTASVPKQENIVQKKLEETKKISLDSVYFERASSVLKPESSVSLDAIVDYLHENSDKKMKIIGHTDLTGTFEDNMVLSKERADSVKQYLVSKGVDPKRLLTEGKGPTQPMVQGTDESSSKKNRRTEFVLIDP is encoded by the coding sequence ATGCCCTTCTCTCTTATATCCCAGACATTCAAGAATAAAAAAATAAATTTACGTCAATCAGTATTTGTCAAGCTGGGTGTTTATACGCAATGCAGATACTCGCTTTGTTCGGGGGAATATGCCTCCAACGGAGAAAACACGATAAATGGCGGTTATGCGAATAACAGATATCTCCTTCGTCATTTTTTTTCTAATAGCAGCAGCCATCTGGGTAATGTGCGTGATTCGTTAATTTACAAAATGATTTTCCATGAAATGCTTTGGATTTTTAAATCTCTATTTCATTTTAAATTTTCTCGTCAAATCACCATTCTATACCTTTGTATATTTTTCTCACTACCAATTGCTTCTCAAGTGCTACCTAGCGAACCAAGTTTGGTTGTGGCTCCGATCCAAGGACCAATCAATACTGAATTTCAAGAATTTGCTCCAACGATGACTCCAGATGCCAAAACTTTGTATTTTTATTCAAAGAGATCTAATCGTGGTTATACGGAGATTTTTAAATCGGAACGGAAAAAGGATGGAACATGGGATTTTCCGGAAGAAGTGGATGTTTTAAATTCCCCTTTTGATGACCAAAGTCCATTTATCTCCAGGGATGGAAAAACTCTACTTTTATCATCCAATCGAGATGGTTCCGTAGAAGTAATGTTACCCGATGGAAAGGTTGGAATTTCCAGAGATTTGTATGTTTCAAATTGGAATGGAAAAAATTGGAGTAAACCTGTGGCATTACCTGCTCCGATTAACACGGACGATATAGAAGAAAATCCTCATTTACTTGGAGATACTTTACTTTTTACCAGATATCCATTTGGAAAACCAAATTTGGCAAAAATATACTTTAGTCAGTATAAAGGAGAGAAATGGTCTGCACCTAAACTTTTACCATCGCCTATTAATGATAATTATGCGACAATCGCCGCTGCCTTTAATGATGACGGAACAATTCTTTTCTTTTCCTCCAATCGACCTGGAGGTTACGGAGGTTTTGATTTATATATGGCAAAGATAGATGGGGATTCGTTTACGGATGTAGAGAATTTAGGTGATCCTATCAACTCAGGCGAAGACGAAGCTTACATTATTTTTCAGCAGGTGAAAAAAACTTTTTTGTTTTGTCGCCGAGTGGATGGAAGGTCATTTGATCTTTTTACTGCATCTGTTCCGAAGCAAGAAAACATCGTACAAAAGAAACTGGAAGAAACGAAAAAAATCTCTTTAGATTCTGTCTATTTTGAAAGAGCCTCTTCCGTTTTGAAACCTGAATCATCTGTTTCCTTGGATGCAATTGTTGACTATCTACATGAAAATTCCGATAAAAAAATGAAAATTATTGGGCATACTGATTTAACAGGCACCTTTGAGGACAATATGGTTCTTTCAAAAGAAAGGGCCGATTCCGTTAAACAATATTTAGTCTCTAAAGGTGTAGATCCAAAACGACTTTTGACAGAAGGCAAAGGGCCAACCCAACCAATGGTCCAAGGTACAGATGAGTCCTCTTCTAAAAAAAATCGTCGAACCGAATTTGTCCTAATTGATCCTTAA
- a CDS encoding substrate-binding periplasmic protein has protein sequence MSPLLRIQYIGFVSLWAFFTASISGEPSQVLEKIRKTKTLTVSVNEFYDPFYIESPNPNFPGLDVELAQEYAKFLDVDLKIIPLRTFDQHARMLEKGDTQIAMAGISSSINRFKDVYFTDPYLISTPAALVNRTALPPEPEGQIVTVQLFRNLNDLTNITGISYSVLANSSNHSFLREAFPKAQIFSYFTNEAALNELKKNNVNAFVADSFYIQALLQKDSSLRANYLPILGVVQEDHISMATAKRDIEFLYNLNFFIKELKRTGKIQGLINKYFKSNQWVKKE, from the coding sequence ATGTCACCTCTTTTAAGGATCCAATACATTGGGTTTGTATCCCTTTGGGCATTTTTCACCGCTTCTATTTCAGGTGAGCCGAGTCAAGTTTTGGAAAAAATTAGAAAAACCAAAACTTTAACTGTCTCTGTAAATGAATTTTATGATCCATTTTATATCGAAAGTCCAAATCCAAATTTTCCAGGATTAGATGTAGAACTTGCACAAGAGTATGCAAAATTTTTAGATGTAGATTTAAAAATCATTCCGCTTAGAACTTTTGATCAACATGCACGAATGTTAGAAAAAGGTGATACACAAATTGCCATGGCTGGAATATCTTCTTCGATAAATCGATTTAAAGATGTATATTTCACCGATCCATATTTAATCTCAACCCCGGCCGCTTTGGTGAATCGAACCGCGCTACCACCTGAACCGGAAGGGCAAATTGTTACTGTCCAATTGTTTCGTAATTTAAATGACCTAACAAACATTACTGGAATTTCCTATTCCGTATTAGCTAACAGTTCAAACCATTCGTTTTTACGAGAAGCTTTTCCGAAAGCTCAAATTTTCTCTTATTTTACAAACGAAGCAGCTTTAAATGAATTAAAGAAAAACAATGTAAACGCATTTGTTGCTGATTCGTTTTATATTCAAGCTCTATTACAAAAAGATTCTTCATTGAGAGCAAACTATCTACCTATTTTGGGAGTTGTGCAAGAAGACCATATCAGTATGGCAACAGCAAAAAGAGACATTGAGTTTCTTTATAACTTAAATTTCTTTATTAAAGAATTAAAACGTACAGGAAAAATTCAAGGTTTGATAAACAAATATTTCAAATCAAATCAGTGGGTTAAAAAAGAATAA
- the recR gene encoding recombination mediator RecR: MEDFLLSDPQFQKLIQSFSSLPGIGKKSATRIGFHILRMDPSTFRAWLSNIEEAKAKLRFCDECGGLTEDPVCSICLSDRRDNGILCVVEQPEDIFFIENTKEYVGKYHVLNGAISPLDGIGPDQLRIRQLIQRLEDGGIKEVLIATNPTLEGDATASYLSTVIKPMDIKITRIAHGITIGGTLEYSDQYTLGKAIKSRLTL, from the coding sequence ATGGAGGATTTCCTCCTGTCTGATCCACAATTTCAAAAACTAATCCAATCCTTTTCTAGCCTTCCTGGAATTGGAAAAAAAAGTGCGACAAGAATTGGATTTCATATTCTGCGAATGGATCCTTCTACCTTTCGTGCTTGGTTGTCAAATATTGAAGAAGCAAAAGCGAAACTTCGATTTTGTGATGAATGCGGTGGACTTACAGAAGATCCAGTTTGTTCTATATGTTTGTCTGATAGAAGAGACAACGGAATACTCTGCGTTGTCGAACAACCAGAAGATATTTTCTTTATTGAAAACACAAAAGAATACGTTGGTAAGTACCATGTCCTCAACGGTGCCATTTCTCCTTTAGATGGAATTGGTCCCGATCAACTTAGAATTCGCCAACTAATCCAGAGATTAGAGGATGGAGGAATCAAAGAAGTTTTGATCGCAACTAACCCAACTCTCGAAGGAGACGCAACAGCGTCTTATCTTTCAACTGTGATCAAACCAATGGACATTAAAATCACAAGGATTGCTCATGGGATCACCATTGGTGGCACTTTGGAATATTCTGATCAATACACTTTGGGAAAAGCCATTAAATCAAGGCTCACACTTTAA
- a CDS encoding YbaB/EbfC family nucleoid-associated protein — MFDQMKQMREAFSQLGNIKEKQEELSKRLAQIRVTASAGAGMVEVTASADGTLTNLNINPIMFNADDKKMLEDLILSATNEVQRKAKEAMAHEMKNVLGFNPSDFEGVFNQIQKDGGFPPV, encoded by the coding sequence ATTTTTGATCAAATGAAACAAATGCGAGAAGCTTTCTCGCAACTCGGCAATATCAAAGAAAAACAAGAAGAACTTTCGAAACGTCTCGCACAGATTCGAGTCACTGCCTCTGCTGGTGCAGGGATGGTAGAAGTGACAGCATCTGCAGATGGTACACTCACTAACCTCAATATCAATCCCATCATGTTTAATGCAGATGATAAAAAGATGTTAGAAGATTTAATCCTCTCTGCCACAAACGAAGTGCAAAGAAAAGCAAAAGAAGCTATGGCTCATGAAATGAAAAATGTTCTCGGTTTCAATCCTAGCGACTTCGAAGGTGTTTTCAACCAAATCCAAAAGGATGGAGGATTTCCTCCTGTCTGA
- the dnaX gene encoding DNA polymerase III subunit gamma/tau, with product MSENHQVLFRKYRPQFFRDVIYQDLAVGSLQNAFKSKKIGHAYIFIGPRGVGKTTIARILAKRLNCERPDGVEPCNECTSCLEITKGISNDVFEIDAASNSGVDNIRELRENVKFNAMGGKYRVYILDEVHMLSGAAFNALLKTLEEPPAHVVFILATTEYHKIPETILSRCQDFHFRKVPVTVLQNYIETLCEKENLKYDSEGLFWIAKKGDGSVRDTLSFMEQAVIFTDGNLTGVKLRKMIGYHGIDTFTDFLNQLLDSTQSAQIFETLENLFQAGIDLGKFVWDFIEFLNSLLLIKDNLADRESINIPQEDLQKLKQNYRELDREVLVLLAERIFSVHEKLNLMKLRSSYEMKVYLEIQFRKLILDREKPSVSGLLAKISELTKLVQGDISHIPDNLESAKKVVPTTGASQKQEPVTSPQPGLAKTGSEKPIENRELETKPPTQTKTNLDVEIKQTSEPKPNPPKPTTTSPASPEDMEKLLKEKFSGMEVDPNQFKNL from the coding sequence ATGAGCGAAAACCACCAAGTACTCTTTCGAAAATACAGACCCCAATTCTTTCGCGATGTAATTTACCAAGACCTTGCTGTTGGTTCCTTACAAAACGCATTCAAATCAAAAAAGATTGGTCATGCTTATATTTTCATTGGCCCTCGTGGTGTTGGTAAAACAACCATCGCAAGAATTTTGGCCAAACGTCTGAATTGTGAACGTCCAGATGGGGTAGAGCCTTGTAACGAATGTACTTCTTGTTTAGAAATTACAAAAGGTATTTCGAATGATGTATTTGAAATCGATGCTGCTTCCAATAGCGGGGTGGATAACATTCGTGAATTACGTGAGAATGTAAAATTCAATGCGATGGGTGGGAAGTATCGCGTTTATATATTAGATGAGGTGCATATGCTGAGCGGAGCTGCTTTTAATGCTCTCCTTAAAACGTTAGAAGAACCGCCAGCCCATGTTGTATTTATTTTAGCTACTACTGAATACCATAAAATTCCAGAAACCATCCTTTCTCGTTGCCAAGACTTTCATTTTAGAAAAGTACCTGTCACAGTTTTACAAAACTATATAGAAACTCTTTGTGAAAAAGAAAACCTAAAGTATGATTCTGAGGGTCTGTTCTGGATCGCAAAAAAAGGGGACGGTTCTGTTAGGGATACACTTTCCTTTATGGAACAAGCTGTTATTTTCACCGATGGCAATCTAACAGGCGTAAAACTTAGAAAAATGATTGGGTATCATGGAATTGATACCTTTACTGATTTTTTAAATCAATTATTAGATTCTACCCAAAGTGCTCAAATTTTTGAAACACTGGAAAATCTTTTCCAAGCAGGAATTGATTTAGGTAAGTTTGTTTGGGATTTTATCGAATTTTTGAATTCTTTACTTCTCATCAAAGATAATTTAGCAGATCGAGAATCCATCAATATCCCACAAGAAGACCTACAAAAATTAAAACAGAATTATCGTGAACTTGATCGTGAAGTCTTAGTCCTGCTTGCGGAACGTATTTTTTCCGTACACGAAAAATTGAATTTAATGAAACTACGAAGTTCCTACGAGATGAAAGTTTATTTAGAAATTCAATTTCGAAAATTGATTTTGGACAGAGAAAAACCAAGTGTATCAGGACTATTAGCAAAAATATCTGAACTCACCAAACTTGTCCAAGGTGATATTTCTCATATCCCTGACAATTTAGAGTCTGCAAAAAAAGTGGTCCCTACCACTGGTGCTTCACAAAAACAAGAACCTGTTACGAGTCCACAACCAGGATTAGCAAAAACAGGTTCGGAAAAACCAATAGAAAATCGGGAATTGGAAACAAAACCTCCTACACAGACAAAAACAAATTTGGATGTGGAGATAAAACAGACTTCAGAACCAAAACCGAATCCTCCTAAACCAACAACCACAAGCCCTGCAAGTCCAGAAGATATGGAAAAACTTTTGAAAGAAAAGTTCTCTGGAATGGAAGTTGATCCCAACCAATTTAAGAATTTATAA